ACGCCGACCGGGCCCGCGCCGGGGCCGCCGCCGCCGTGGGGCGTCGCGAACGTCTTGTGGACGTTGTAGTGCATCACGTCGAAACCCATGTCGCCGGGGCGAGCGCGCCCGAGAAGGGCGTTGAGGTTCGCCCCGTCGTAGTAGAGCAAGCCGCCGACGTCGTGGACCATCCCGGCGATTTCGGCGATGTCGCGCTCGAACAGCCCCAGCGTGTTGGGGTTGGTGAGCATGAGCGCCGCGGTGTCCTCCGAGAGGGCCGCTTCGAGGGCGTCGAGGTCGACCCGGCCGCCGTCGTCGCTGGGCAGCGAGACGACGTCGTAGCCGCCGAGCGCGGCGCTCGCGAAGTTCGTCCCGTGGGCGCTCTCCGGGACGATCACCTCGTTCCGGTCGCCCTCGCCGTTGTGCTCGTGGTAGGCCGCGGCGACGCGGATGCCCACGAACTCGCCGGCGGCACCCGCCGGCGGCTGGAGGGTGACGGCGTCCATCCCGCCGATCCGGCCGAGGTAGTCCTGCAGCCGGTACATGAGTTCGAGGGTCCCCTGGATCGACGCCTCCGGGCGGTCGGGGTGGACCGCGGCCGACGGGAGGGCGGCGACGTCCTCGGTGAACTTCGGGTTGTACTTCATCGTACACGACCCGAGCGGGTAGGGACCGGTGTCGATCCCGTAGGTCATCTGCGAGAGGCGCGTGTAGTGGCGCGCGAGTTCCGGTTCGGAGAGTTCGGGCAGTTCGAGCGACTCGCGGGTGAGGTCGTCGGGCAGCGGCGAGTCGTCATCGTCGATCTCGACGCGCGTGCTGTCTTTCTCCGAGAGCAGCGGTTCGTAGCGGCCGTCGCTGACGTACCGCGCCTGATCGTACCGGGCCCGGTCGTCGCTCATCGGACCACCTCCGCGAACGTCTCGGCGAACGCGTCGAGGTCCTCGTCCGGCACCCCCGCGACGCAGAGTTGGAGTTCGTGGTCGCCGACGACGTGGACGGCGAAGCCGCGCTCGGCCAGATCGTCGGCGATCGCCCGCGCGGGCTGGTCGACGCGGGCGACGAACTCGCGGAAGTGGCGCCGGTCGTGGACGGGTGCGATCGCGCCGACGACGTCGTCGACGCGGTCGGCGAGGTCCTCGGCGCGGGTCACGCCGCGTTTGGCGAGGTCGACCAGCCCCGACGGGCCGAGGACGGCGGCGTGGATCGCCGTCCGGAGTGCGACCCACGCCTGATTCGTGCAGATGTTGCTCGTCGCGCGCTCGCGGCGGATGTGCTGCTCGCGCGTCTGCAGCGTGAGGGTGAACGCGCGGCGGTCGGTGGCGTCCTCGCCGACGCCGACCAGCCGCCCCGGAACCTGCCGGAGGTACGCCTCGCGCGTGGCGAACAGGCCAAGCCCCATCCCGTAGCTCGTCGGGAGGCCGAGGACGCTCGCGTCGCCGACGACGACGTCGGCGCCGACGTCGACCGGCCGCTGGAGCAACGAGAGCGCCACCGGGTCCGAGCCGAGGACGAACAGCGCGTCGTGGTCGGCGGCGAGGCCGCCGACGGCGTCGAGGCGCTCCTCGATCGTCCCCCTGATCGTCGGGTTCTCGGCGTAGACCATCACGACGTCGTCGTCGACCGCCGCTTCGAGGGCGGCGACGTCGACGTTCGCGTCGTTGGTGGGGTACTCCTCGACGACGAGGTCGGTGCCGGCGACGTAGTTCTCGAGGGTGCTGCGTCGCCCCTCCAGCAGGAGGTCCGGGACGAGCACCCGGTGGCCGCTCGCGTCGCGGATCCGACCTGCGAGCGTCGCGGCCTCGCCGAGCGCCGTCGCGGCGTCGTACATCGAGCAGTTCGCGACTTCGAGGCCAGTCAACTCGACGAGCAGCGACTGGTACTCGAACAGCG
The Salinilacihabitans rarus DNA segment above includes these coding regions:
- the gcvPA gene encoding aminomethyl-transferring glycine dehydrogenase subunit GcvPA → MNGSHATGSPYAPHTDADAAAMLDAVGVDSVEALFDIPEDVRFDDEFGIEARSERETRRLVRSILERNDDPTELLGRGHYGYYVPSLVDHLADRSEFLTSYTQYQPEVSQGFLQALFEYQSLLVELTGLEVANCSMYDAATALGEAATLAGRIRDASGHRVLVPDLLLEGRRSTLENYVAGTDLVVEEYPTNDANVDVAALEAAVDDDVVMVYAENPTIRGTIEERLDAVGGLAADHDALFVLGSDPVALSLLQRPVDVGADVVVGDASVLGLPTSYGMGLGLFATREAYLRQVPGRLVGVGEDATDRRAFTLTLQTREQHIRRERATSNICTNQAWVALRTAIHAAVLGPSGLVDLAKRGVTRAEDLADRVDDVVGAIAPVHDRRHFREFVARVDQPARAIADDLAERGFAVHVVGDHELQLCVAGVPDEDLDAFAETFAEVVR
- the gcvPB gene encoding aminomethyl-transferring glycine dehydrogenase subunit GcvPB, which codes for MSDDRARYDQARYVSDGRYEPLLSEKDSTRVEIDDDDSPLPDDLTRESLELPELSEPELARHYTRLSQMTYGIDTGPYPLGSCTMKYNPKFTEDVAALPSAAVHPDRPEASIQGTLELMYRLQDYLGRIGGMDAVTLQPPAGAAGEFVGIRVAAAYHEHNGEGDRNEVIVPESAHGTNFASAALGGYDVVSLPSDDGGRVDLDALEAALSEDTAALMLTNPNTLGLFERDIAEIAGMVHDVGGLLYYDGANLNALLGRARPGDMGFDVMHYNVHKTFATPHGGGGPGAGPVGVVEDLAPFLPAPRVREDGPSGSETSYELFEPEHTIGHVHGFHGNWLVLVKTFAYIARLGDEGLRDASAKAVLNANYLASRIDYEVPYEPFHHEFVASAGEQDAADVAKRMLDYGVHPPTTKWPEIVPEALMTEPTEVESKETLDRLAAAFRAVAGEDDESLEAAPERTTARRIDQTSAARNPRLSWQALDEA